From the Actinopolymorpha sp. NPDC004070 genome, the window GGCCGGATCGTGTCCGTCGACTACTCCGAGCCGGCGGCCGACCTGTTGCCGGGCGGCCTGGCGGGCAAGAAGTTCGTCGCCGGGGCGTGAGCTTCAGCTAGGGATGAACGGCGGTATGGGTTCGAGGTCACCGAAGCATTCGCGGGGCGTACGGTCGCGTGCGCTCGCCGCGGCGACGGCGCTCGCCCTTCTGGGCGTGGTCGGGCTCGCCGGGTGTTCCGGTGACGGTTCCGACGGCGGCGGTGAGGGCGGCGACGGTTCGCGTTCGACCAACGCCACCACGAGGTTCGTCTCCGGCAGCGGCACTGTCACCACCATGCCGCCGGGCGAACGCCGGCGAGCACCCGTGGTGTCCGGCACCACGCTGGACGGCAAGCGGGTGGCGCTGGCCGACTACCGCGGCAAGGTCGTCGTGCTGAACGTCTGGGGCTCCTGGTGCGCGCCCTGCCGCAAGGAGGCGCCCGACCTCGCCGCCGCCGCCCGCGCCCTGCAGGCCAAGGGCGTGGAGTTCCTCGGCATCAACACCCGCGACGTCTCCCGCCAACCGGCACAGGCGTTCGTGCGTACCTTCGACGTGCCGTACCCGAGCATCTACGACCCGAACGGCGACCAGCTGCTGGGATTCCGGGCGACGCTGCCGCCGAGCGCGATCCCCTCGACGCTGGTGATCGACAAGCAGGGCCGGGTCGCCGCCCGGGTGCTGGGCAACGTCAGCCGCCGCACCCTCGAGCAGATCACCTCCGACGTGACGGGGCTGCGGTGAGCCCGCTCGCTCTGACCGCGGCCACCGCGGCGACCTCGGTGGGTGACGGCTTCGCGCGGACGGCGCTGCACGGCTCGCTGATGCTGGCGATCCCGATCGCGGCGCTGGCCGGTCTGGTGTCGTTCCTGTCCCCGTGCGTGCTGCCGCTGGTGCCCGGCTACCTGTCCTACGTCACCGGGCTCACCGGCGCCGACCTGGCTTCGGCGCGGCGGGGGCGGATGCTGGCCGGTGCGTTGTTGTTCGTCCTCGGCTTCGCGGCGGTGTTCGTCTCCATCGGCGCGGTCTTCGGCGTGGTGGGCAACTTCCTCGCTGTCAACGCCGGCTTGCTCACTCGGATCCTCGGCGTGGTGGCGATCCTGCTCGGGCTGGCGTTCGTCGGTCTCGTGCCCTGGCTGCAGCGCGACGTGCGGGTGCACAAGGTGCCGGCGGTCGGGCTGGCCGCGGCGCCGCTGCTCGGCGTGCTGTTCGGTCTGGGCTGGACGCCGTGCGTCGGCCCCACGCTCGGGGTGGCGGCGACGCTCGCGATGAACGAGGGGACCGCCGGGCGCGGCTCGCTGCTGATGCTCGCGTACGCGCTCGGCCTGGGCGTGCCGTTCGTCCTGGTGGCGCTCGGTTTCCGCCGGGTGCTGGGCGGACTGTCCTGGGTGCGCCGCCACCACGTGTGGGTGACCCGCGCCGGTGGCGCGCTGCTGATCCTGGTCGGCCTGGCCATGGTCACCGGGGTCTGGGACGCCGTGATCGGCCCGCTGCGGCAGTGGGCCGGGAATTTCTTGACGGTGGTGTAGCGGATGGCCTCGACACAGCAACGCGAACGCGAGACGTCGGCGCCCAAGGACGCCCCGCCGCTGGGCCCGTGGGAGCTCGCCCGCTGGGTGTGGCGGCAGCTGACGTCCATGCGTACCGCCCTCATCCTGTTGTTCCTGCTGGCGGTGGCGTCCATCCCCGGCACGCTCATCCCGCAGCGCCGGATCAACCCGGTGACGGTGGCGGAGTTCATCCGCAACAACCCCGGACTGTCCCGGTGGTACGAACGCTTCGGGCTGTTCGACGTGTTCGGCTCGCCGTGGTTCGGCGCGATCTACCTGCTGTTGCTGGTGTCCCTGCTCGGCTGCATCCTGCCGCGCACGCTGGCCCACTGGCGGCTGATCCGGTCCCGGCCGCCGGTCGCGCCGCGCCGGCTGGAACGCCTGTCGGTGCATCGGTCCTGGACCACCGACACCCCGCCGGAGCAGGTCCTCGCGGCGGCCCGGGAACGCCTGCGCGCGGCGCGGTACCGCGTGGTGGCCGACGAGGGGTCTGGGTCCGCCGGTCCGGCAGGACCGGCTGGGTCATCGTTGTCCGCCGAACGCGGCTACCTGCGCGAGGTCGGCAACCTGCTCTTCCACATGGCGATCGTGGTGGTGCTGGTCGGCGTGGCCATCGGCAGCTTGTTCGGCTTCCGCGGCACCGTGCTGGTCGTCGTCGGCAACGGCTTCGCCAACACCGTGACGCAGTACGACGGCTACCAGAGCGGCGGGCTGTTCAAGGAGAGCCAGCTGGCGCCGTTCTCGTTCACCGTGAAGAGCTTCAAGGTGAAGTTCGCCACCAACGGCGAGGAGAGCGGGTCGCCGCGGTCGTTCGACGCGGCGCTGGCGTACACCCCGCGACCGGGCGCCTCCACCCGCGACTACCACCTGCGGATCAACCACCCCCTGCACGTGGACGGTACGGACATCCACCTGAGCGGGCACGGGTACGCCCCCCGCTTCACCGTCCGGGACGGCACCGGCAAGGTGGCGTTCTCCGGCCCGGTGCCGTTCCTGCCGCAGGACTCGAACTTCTCCTCCACCGGCGTGGTGAAGGTGCCCGACGCCCGGCCGAGGCAGTTCGGCTTCGAGGGGTTCTTCCTGCCGACGGGGATGGTCGACCAGCAGCGCGGGCCGATCTCGGCGTTCCCGGACGCGTTGCGGCCGATGGTGTTCCTCACCGGCTACTCCGGCAACCTCGGCCTCGACGAGGGTGTGCCGCAGTCGGTGTACAGCCTGGACAAGACCCGGCTGACCCAGCTCAAGGGCGGGGACGGCCCGTGGCGCAAGTCGCTGGAGCCGGGGCAGACCGCCTCGCTACCCGGCGGCGGCAGCATCCGTTTCGACGGCTACACCCGCTGGGTCAACCTCCAGATCAGCAGCAACCCCGGCGCGCCGGTGGCGCTGGTGGGCGCGGTGCTCGCCCTGGCCGGGTTGCTACTATCCCTTGTAGTACGTCGCCGCCGGGTGTGGGTGCGGGTCGCCTCGGACAACGGGCGTACCGTGGTCGCGATCGCCGGCATGGACAAGGGCGAACGGCTCAGCTCCCGCGCACCGGGCGTGGCCCGGGTGGCTCCCGACGAGGGAGACCGCGCGGAGCGGGAGGGGCGGCCCGGCTCGGCCGGCGCCGCTGACGACGAGACGCGCGACCTCGCCGTCGAGATCGACAGAATTGCCGCGGGCCTTCCCGGCCGCGCGGCCCCGGCCGGGGAGGAGACGTGAGTTCGTTGCTCGCGAGCTTGTCGGACAACTTCGTCTACGCCTCGACGGCGGTCATCGCGCTGGCGATGCTGGCGCACGCGGCGGAGTGGGCGTTCCGGCGCGAACGCCGCACCTCCGGTCAGGCGGAGCACGCCGCGGCGGTGAGCGGCGAGGCGAGCGGCGGTACGGCGGCCACAGCGGGGGAGTCGGCCTCCGCCGAGAGTGCCACCGGTGACGGTGAGTCCGGCGGCGGTGTCGCCGTACTCGAACGCGAGCAGGAGACCGGCGGCGGGGGCGGCGTGGACCGCGCCGACCTGTTCGCCCGGATCGGCGTCGCGCTGACGATCCTGTCCACCGGTCTGCTCGGCCTGGGCGTGCTGTGCCGCGGGTTCGCGGCCGGCCGGGTGCCGTGGAGCAACCTGTACGAGTTCTCCATCACCGGCAGCTTCGTGATCATGGTCGTCTACCTCGTGTCCCTGCGGAAGCTACGCAGCAACTTCCTCGGACTGCCGCTGACCGGGTTCGTCCTGGTCCTGCTCACGATCGCCATCTCGGTGCTCTACGTTCC encodes:
- a CDS encoding cytochrome c biogenesis protein ResB is translated as MASTQQRERETSAPKDAPPLGPWELARWVWRQLTSMRTALILLFLLAVASIPGTLIPQRRINPVTVAEFIRNNPGLSRWYERFGLFDVFGSPWFGAIYLLLLVSLLGCILPRTLAHWRLIRSRPPVAPRRLERLSVHRSWTTDTPPEQVLAAARERLRAARYRVVADEGSGSAGPAGPAGSSLSAERGYLREVGNLLFHMAIVVVLVGVAIGSLFGFRGTVLVVVGNGFANTVTQYDGYQSGGLFKESQLAPFSFTVKSFKVKFATNGEESGSPRSFDAALAYTPRPGASTRDYHLRINHPLHVDGTDIHLSGHGYAPRFTVRDGTGKVAFSGPVPFLPQDSNFSSTGVVKVPDARPRQFGFEGFFLPTGMVDQQRGPISAFPDALRPMVFLTGYSGNLGLDEGVPQSVYSLDKTRLTQLKGGDGPWRKSLEPGQTASLPGGGSIRFDGYTRWVNLQISSNPGAPVALVGAVLALAGLLLSLVVRRRRVWVRVASDNGRTVVAIAGMDKGERLSSRAPGVARVAPDEGDRAEREGRPGSAGAADDETRDLAVEIDRIAAGLPGRAAPAGEET
- the ccsB gene encoding c-type cytochrome biogenesis protein CcsB produces the protein MSSLLASLSDNFVYASTAVIALAMLAHAAEWAFRRERRTSGQAEHAAAVSGEASGGTAATAGESASAESATGDGESGGGVAVLEREQETGGGGGVDRADLFARIGVALTILSTGLLGLGVLCRGFAAGRVPWSNLYEFSITGSFVIMVVYLVSLRKLRSNFLGLPLTGFVLVLLTIAISVLYVPVTGLIPALQSYWLAIHVSAACLATGIFTLGAVASALQIFKARYERRVASGARTPGGYLAQLPSAQAIDRVAYRLNAFAFPIWTFALIAGAVWAAAAWGRYWGWDPKETWMFITWVCYAAYLHARSTAGWRTKVSGIALVSYAALVFNLVGVNFFIAGLHSYAM
- a CDS encoding cytochrome c biogenesis protein CcdA — translated: MGDGFARTALHGSLMLAIPIAALAGLVSFLSPCVLPLVPGYLSYVTGLTGADLASARRGRMLAGALLFVLGFAAVFVSIGAVFGVVGNFLAVNAGLLTRILGVVAILLGLAFVGLVPWLQRDVRVHKVPAVGLAAAPLLGVLFGLGWTPCVGPTLGVAATLAMNEGTAGRGSLLMLAYALGLGVPFVLVALGFRRVLGGLSWVRRHHVWVTRAGGALLILVGLAMVTGVWDAVIGPLRQWAGNFLTVV
- a CDS encoding TlpA disulfide reductase family protein codes for the protein MGSRSPKHSRGVRSRALAAATALALLGVVGLAGCSGDGSDGGGEGGDGSRSTNATTRFVSGSGTVTTMPPGERRRAPVVSGTTLDGKRVALADYRGKVVVLNVWGSWCAPCRKEAPDLAAAARALQAKGVEFLGINTRDVSRQPAQAFVRTFDVPYPSIYDPNGDQLLGFRATLPPSAIPSTLVIDKQGRVAARVLGNVSRRTLEQITSDVTGLR